From the Salinimicrobium tongyeongense genome, one window contains:
- a CDS encoding efflux RND transporter periplasmic adaptor subunit has protein sequence MKKKTIITIIALAGVAVAFFLILQNNKSKNEAELEIVAQKNTEVSVRTATVKKESLSGQFTVNGTFEPETRANISAEMGGQIVEIYVEEGSEVKQGQVVAKLSGDKINVNVNNAKANLDNAQSTLSRYEAAFQTGGVTAVQLDQARLQVENAKAQYKSAQLSSGDTNVRSKVSGIVNKKMVEEGMVVGAGTPIIEVVNISSLELRVEVDEALVSRIKMGDTVNVVPSVTKDTIKGKISFIAPASNGALKFPVEITVDNEKGQRKAGMYATAVFNEAGNDNVLTIPREAFVGSVSDNKVFVVENGTAKLKEIQTGLNYGDKVQVTAGLNEGDVVVTSGQINLTDNTAVNIIK, from the coding sequence ATGAAAAAGAAAACCATTATAACAATAATAGCACTTGCAGGAGTTGCTGTAGCTTTCTTTCTGATCCTTCAGAACAACAAAAGCAAAAACGAAGCAGAATTAGAGATTGTAGCACAAAAGAACACCGAGGTTTCAGTAAGAACCGCAACTGTTAAAAAGGAAAGCCTTAGCGGGCAATTCACTGTAAACGGTACTTTTGAGCCTGAAACCCGCGCGAATATTTCCGCAGAAATGGGCGGTCAAATTGTTGAGATCTACGTGGAAGAAGGAAGCGAAGTGAAGCAAGGACAGGTAGTAGCTAAACTTTCGGGAGATAAGATAAACGTGAACGTCAATAATGCCAAGGCAAATCTTGATAACGCCCAATCTACCCTTAGCCGGTATGAGGCGGCTTTTCAAACCGGGGGTGTAACTGCCGTTCAGCTTGACCAGGCACGCCTGCAGGTAGAAAATGCCAAAGCCCAATATAAATCGGCTCAACTCAGCTCGGGCGATACCAATGTGCGTTCAAAAGTGAGCGGAATTGTAAACAAGAAGATGGTAGAAGAAGGAATGGTTGTGGGCGCCGGTACTCCAATCATCGAGGTGGTAAATATCTCTTCGCTTGAACTTAGGGTAGAAGTTGATGAAGCTCTGGTGAGCCGTATCAAAATGGGTGACACGGTGAATGTAGTGCCTAGCGTAACCAAAGACACCATCAAAGGCAAAATTAGTTTTATAGCTCCTGCTTCAAACGGAGCCCTTAAATTTCCTGTAGAAATCACCGTTGACAATGAGAAGGGGCAAAGAAAAGCAGGCATGTATGCTACTGCGGTTTTTAACGAAGCAGGAAATGACAATGTACTTACTATTCCAAGAGAAGCCTTTGTGGGTAGTGTAAGCGATAACAAGGTTTTTGTGGTAGAGAACGGAACTGCAAAACTCAAGGAGATCCAGACAGGTCTCAACTACGGAGATAAAGTTCAGGTTACTGCCGGACTCAATGAAGGAGACGTAGTGGTGACCAGCGGACAAATCAACCTTACCGACAATACTGCGGTAAACATTATAAAATAA
- a CDS encoding TolC family protein, translating to MKKLLLGLLFTTGFAFAQDPVELDLNEAVSYALEHKAEAEKARLDIKSADAKIAEVRASALPNISASANTTYNPLLQENVLPGEIFGMPGEDIAVAFGKEWTSNATAQLTQTLFNQQVFTGLKAAKSTKEFYQLNAQLTNEEIIERVANAYYQVYQAQQMLENLQSNLELTEQTVKIVQGLFENGLAKKIDYDRSKVALNNLLASRQQVLNSVALSENALKFMIGMPIGQEISLPERTFDPVILPQTNVQTTERTEVQLLNKQLELLNWQKKASIAEYYPSLALVANYGWLGQGDVFPVGNGEDKGVYWSDLSAVGVNLSIPIFNGGATRSRVKQNQIEIEKAREDLEDTKLAMELAHANALAQLENNLLTIQTQEENVELAREVFEDTQNNYGLGLASLNDMLDAERDLAEAKNNLTNARLDYKLAEVQLLRSQGQLDTLTNNTL from the coding sequence ATGAAGAAATTACTATTAGGCTTGCTGTTTACTACCGGCTTCGCCTTTGCTCAAGATCCTGTGGAACTGGATCTAAATGAGGCTGTTAGCTACGCCCTTGAGCATAAAGCTGAAGCTGAAAAAGCACGGTTAGATATAAAAAGTGCCGATGCAAAGATTGCCGAGGTAAGAGCCAGTGCATTGCCAAACATTTCGGCAAGTGCAAACACCACTTATAATCCCCTTTTACAGGAGAACGTTTTGCCGGGAGAGATCTTTGGAATGCCGGGCGAAGACATTGCGGTTGCTTTTGGAAAAGAATGGACCTCAAATGCCACTGCCCAGTTAACGCAAACCCTTTTTAACCAGCAGGTATTTACTGGTCTAAAAGCGGCAAAATCTACCAAAGAGTTTTATCAGCTTAATGCTCAACTCACAAATGAAGAGATCATAGAGCGGGTAGCAAATGCTTACTATCAGGTATACCAGGCACAGCAAATGCTGGAAAACTTACAAAGCAACCTGGAGCTTACAGAACAAACTGTAAAAATTGTTCAGGGGTTGTTTGAAAATGGCCTTGCCAAGAAAATTGATTATGACCGCAGCAAAGTAGCACTAAATAACCTGCTTGCCAGCAGGCAACAGGTTTTGAATTCGGTAGCCCTTAGTGAAAACGCTTTAAAATTCATGATAGGAATGCCCATTGGGCAGGAAATAAGCCTGCCGGAGCGAACTTTTGATCCTGTTATCTTGCCTCAAACTAACGTTCAGACCACCGAACGCACCGAAGTGCAGCTTTTAAATAAACAACTTGAACTGCTTAACTGGCAGAAAAAAGCCAGTATTGCTGAGTATTATCCTTCGCTTGCATTAGTGGCCAACTACGGATGGCTGGGACAGGGTGATGTTTTTCCTGTTGGAAATGGAGAAGATAAAGGTGTCTACTGGTCCGATCTTTCGGCTGTAGGGGTTAATCTTAGTATTCCCATCTTTAATGGGGGGGCAACCAGGTCAAGGGTAAAACAGAACCAGATTGAGATTGAGAAAGCCCGTGAAGACCTTGAAGACACCAAACTGGCCATGGAACTGGCCCATGCCAATGCATTGGCACAATTAGAGAATAACCTGCTTACCATTCAAACCCAGGAGGAGAACGTTGAGCTGGCCCGTGAGGTATTTGAAGATACGCAAAACAACTATGGGCTTGGTCTTGCCAGTCTTAATGACATGCTTGACGCCGAAAGAGATTTAGCTGAAGCAAAGAATAACCTAACCAATGCACGCCTTGACTACAAACTTGCCGAAGTGCAGTTATTGAGATCACAGGGACAACTTGATACACTTACCAATAATACCTTATAA
- a CDS encoding glycosyltransferase family 2 protein — protein MISKDLNLSPATSVRKLEVVKDTKQEENRAQPEKEQVPDNYLKATFTKRHLFTLAGTFLLLLGGALSVYLLQPQFEEMNLGRMNTIGGMIIVFVSGFLLLFRLGFLAYVSSLFFRYKPVNSVTDEELPTCTVIVPAYNEGRQVYDTLVSLTNSQYPEEKLQLIAIDDGSKDDTWHWMQKAKELLGDRVDIYQQPNNQGKRHALYRGFNLATGEVFITVDSDSIVEKDTLRNLVSPFVTNKDCGAVAGNVRVLNNKKAIIPRMLNVSFVFSFEFIRSAQSVLGSVLCTPGALAAYRSKAVMNCLPEWINQKFMGQPTDIGEDRAMTNMILKQGYHVLFQRNAYVLTNIPEKFSSLHKMFTRWERSNVRENLMMTRFAFKPFRNGSRLGTRLLLINQWMHMLTAYPLFLLMVVLLVMHPVLFISSTLLSILIFSSLPAFFYAKKYNIAEAFWAYSYSIFYTFGLFWITPYAMATANRRGWLTRELPVKKQAA, from the coding sequence ATGATTTCTAAAGACCTAAATTTATCACCAGCCACTTCCGTAAGAAAACTTGAAGTGGTTAAGGATACTAAACAAGAAGAAAACCGGGCACAACCTGAAAAAGAACAGGTACCCGACAATTACCTCAAAGCTACCTTCACCAAAAGGCACCTGTTCACGCTGGCTGGTACTTTTTTACTGCTGCTGGGTGGGGCCCTTTCGGTATATCTCCTTCAGCCACAGTTTGAGGAAATGAATCTGGGAAGGATGAACACCATTGGCGGGATGATCATTGTTTTCGTATCTGGTTTCCTATTGCTTTTCAGGCTTGGATTCCTGGCCTATGTGAGCAGCTTATTTTTTCGGTATAAACCTGTAAACTCAGTCACCGATGAAGAACTCCCCACCTGTACGGTAATTGTTCCGGCTTATAATGAAGGAAGGCAGGTTTATGACACCCTGGTTAGCCTGACCAACAGCCAGTATCCTGAAGAAAAACTTCAGCTTATCGCCATTGACGATGGAAGTAAAGACGACACCTGGCACTGGATGCAGAAAGCTAAAGAGCTGCTGGGAGATAGGGTTGATATTTACCAACAACCAAATAACCAGGGAAAAAGACATGCCCTCTACCGCGGATTCAACCTGGCTACCGGCGAGGTATTTATTACCGTAGACAGTGATTCTATAGTCGAGAAAGATACGCTTCGCAACCTGGTATCGCCTTTTGTCACCAACAAAGATTGCGGGGCAGTAGCAGGAAATGTACGGGTTCTCAACAATAAAAAAGCCATTATTCCGCGTATGCTGAATGTGAGCTTTGTGTTCAGTTTTGAGTTCATCAGGTCGGCACAGAGTGTGCTGGGTTCGGTTTTATGTACCCCGGGGGCTCTTGCGGCCTATCGCAGCAAAGCAGTAATGAACTGCCTGCCCGAGTGGATCAACCAAAAATTCATGGGCCAGCCTACAGATATTGGTGAAGACAGGGCCATGACCAACATGATCTTAAAACAGGGATACCACGTCCTTTTTCAGCGTAATGCTTATGTGCTCACCAATATTCCTGAAAAATTCAGCAGCCTGCATAAAATGTTCACCAGGTGGGAAAGAAGTAATGTGCGTGAAAACCTTATGATGACAAGGTTTGCTTTTAAACCTTTCCGGAATGGTTCAAGACTGGGCACCCGACTTTTGCTCATCAATCAATGGATGCACATGTTAACCGCCTACCCGCTTTTCCTTCTCATGGTCGTATTGTTGGTAATGCACCCTGTACTGTTCATTAGCTCCACGCTGTTGAGTATCTTGATTTTCTCAAGCCTGCCAGCTTTCTTTTACGCTAAAAAATACAATATTGCTGAAGCTTTTTGGGCGTATTCATACAGTATTTTCTATACTTTCGGGTTGTTTTGGATCACTCCTTACGCCATGGCTACTGCCAACAGGAGAGGCTGGCTCACCCGCGAGTTACCGGTTAAAAAACAAGCCGCTTAA
- a CDS encoding exonuclease domain-containing protein, with the protein MKEQLFAVIDVETTGGGINGNRLTEICVVLLRGDKVIDRFTSLINPEKDIPRHITGLTGIDNSMVAGAPKFHEVAKKIEEITRDAIFVAHNVNFDYNVIRNEFRELGFDYSRRKLCTVRLSRKLIPGMFSYSLGRLCDSINIPISNRHRAEGDTDATVILFQRLLSLDEDFKVINSFLHPRSRQATLPPHLDAEEIHSLPESPGIYLFRDRQQKVIYAGKAIDIKKRVISHFYDRMSKEYELGQETYSIDYETTGNELMALLLEAECIRKYYPKFNRAQKRPGPVFQIVSYTNQRGILQLALEKTSKQRESIGTFYSRALAQEKLEYLCREFKLCPKYCSLQANVEQCGHYEIERCEGICTGQEEVEIYNDKVTAAIASLTEESSTFVIREKGRHFDEEAFILVRAGKYQGYGFIDAETSISGPDDLELFLKRQPATYHTNKILSNYLRKQGKPNVIFFKTSEEASEVKNMARVRKNSMLMATHGTLSLFE; encoded by the coding sequence ATGAAAGAGCAGTTATTTGCAGTTATTGATGTAGAAACAACCGGAGGCGGAATTAATGGCAACCGCCTTACTGAAATTTGTGTCGTCCTGCTTCGCGGAGATAAGGTAATAGACAGGTTTACCAGCCTTATCAATCCCGAAAAAGACATTCCGCGGCACATTACAGGCTTAACCGGAATAGACAATTCAATGGTGGCCGGTGCACCAAAGTTTCATGAGGTAGCAAAAAAAATAGAAGAAATTACGCGCGATGCCATTTTTGTGGCTCACAATGTCAACTTTGATTACAACGTGATCAGGAATGAATTCAGGGAGCTGGGATTCGACTATTCACGCCGCAAATTATGTACGGTTCGCCTCTCCCGGAAGCTCATTCCGGGAATGTTTTCTTACAGCCTTGGCAGATTATGTGATTCCATAAATATTCCCATTTCTAACCGGCACCGTGCCGAAGGGGATACCGATGCCACAGTAATCTTATTTCAACGCCTGCTGTCGCTGGATGAGGATTTTAAGGTAATCAATTCTTTTTTGCACCCGCGTTCGCGGCAGGCCACATTGCCGCCCCACCTCGACGCCGAAGAAATTCACAGCCTGCCCGAAAGCCCTGGGATCTATTTGTTCAGGGACCGGCAGCAAAAGGTGATCTATGCCGGGAAAGCCATCGATATTAAGAAAAGGGTGATCTCGCATTTTTATGACCGCATGAGCAAGGAATATGAACTGGGGCAGGAGACTTACTCTATAGATTACGAGACTACCGGCAATGAACTCATGGCTTTACTTTTGGAAGCAGAATGCATAAGGAAATACTATCCAAAATTCAACCGGGCGCAAAAAAGGCCCGGGCCGGTATTTCAAATTGTAAGCTACACCAACCAGCGGGGCATTTTGCAGCTGGCACTGGAAAAGACAAGTAAACAGAGGGAATCTATAGGTACCTTTTACAGCAGGGCCCTGGCGCAGGAGAAACTCGAATATTTGTGCAGGGAATTTAAGCTGTGCCCAAAATATTGCAGCCTGCAGGCCAATGTTGAGCAATGTGGCCATTACGAGATAGAGCGCTGTGAAGGTATTTGCACCGGGCAGGAGGAGGTTGAAATTTACAATGATAAGGTAACGGCAGCTATTGCTTCGCTTACCGAAGAATCATCAACTTTTGTGATACGGGAAAAAGGAAGGCATTTTGACGAGGAGGCTTTTATCCTGGTAAGAGCCGGGAAATATCAGGGCTACGGATTTATAGATGCCGAAACTTCCATTAGCGGCCCCGATGATCTCGAACTTTTTTTAAAACGGCAGCCGGCGACCTATCACACCAATAAAATTTTAAGTAATTATCTTCGGAAGCAGGGAAAACCCAATGTGATCTTCTTTAAAACTTCTGAAGAAGCTTCAGAAGTAAAGAACATGGCACGCGTGAGGAAAAATTCAATGCTAATGGCCACTCATGGTACGCTTTCTCTGTTTGAATAA
- a CDS encoding DUF4494 domain-containing protein: MSVIWYECKVKYRKTHETGEQKVTTDTYLLDAVSYTEAESRITEEMKAFTNEDFRIMNIKVANFSEVHPFENSDRWFKSKVSLVALDEESGKERKTNIYLLVQANDIKEAFENTTTAMADTMGDYTIPAITESPILDVFPYFTGEEEQLEKFGVVETLNTSEEEKVEEEVSEETETA; the protein is encoded by the coding sequence ATGAGCGTTATTTGGTATGAATGTAAGGTGAAATACAGAAAAACACATGAAACAGGAGAGCAGAAGGTAACCACCGATACCTATTTGCTAGATGCGGTGTCATACACAGAAGCCGAATCTAGGATCACCGAAGAGATGAAAGCTTTCACCAATGAAGATTTCAGGATCATGAATATTAAGGTGGCTAATTTCTCAGAGGTTCATCCATTCGAAAATTCCGATCGCTGGTTCAAATCCAAAGTATCCCTGGTGGCACTGGATGAAGAAAGCGGGAAGGAAAGAAAAACGAATATTTATCTGCTGGTACAGGCCAATGATATTAAAGAGGCTTTTGAAAATACCACTACCGCAATGGCCGATACTATGGGAGATTACACCATTCCTGCCATTACCGAATCTCCAATTCTTGATGTTTTCCCGTATTTTACAGGCGAGGAGGAGCAACTGGAGAAATTTGGAGTGGTTGAGACTTTAAATACTTCGGAAGAAGAAAAAGTAGAGGAAGAAGTTTCAGAAGAGACAGAAACAGCCTGA
- a CDS encoding SRPBCC domain-containing protein → MKRKQYETIIEAPCERVWEVLWNEKSYREWASAFAEGSKVESNWEEGGKILFLNAENEGMIARIQEKKKPEKMAFTHLGMVDKTGNEDFDGPLVKAWSGAEEIYILEESGEKTRLRVTMDMDEGHEEYFDNAWPKAFEKLKDLAFSQKQESTIITVSTAVNAPVEKVWKYWTEPQHITQWNFASPDWHSPSAENDLKEQGKFSYRMEAKDGTHGFDFKGTYDRVEPQKQIFYTMDDGRKAQVHFKKQGNATLLEETFEIESSHSAEMQKEGWQAILNNFKAHVEKN, encoded by the coding sequence ATGAAACGAAAACAGTATGAGACTATAATAGAAGCTCCCTGCGAAAGGGTTTGGGAAGTTCTGTGGAATGAGAAAAGCTACAGAGAATGGGCCTCTGCTTTTGCTGAAGGTTCCAAAGTTGAAAGCAACTGGGAAGAAGGTGGAAAAATCCTCTTTCTGAATGCTGAAAACGAAGGAATGATTGCCCGGATACAGGAGAAAAAGAAACCTGAAAAAATGGCTTTTACCCACCTGGGAATGGTGGACAAAACCGGGAATGAAGATTTTGACGGTCCACTGGTCAAGGCCTGGAGTGGGGCAGAAGAGATTTATATCCTGGAGGAGAGCGGGGAGAAGACCCGCCTTCGCGTAACAATGGACATGGATGAAGGGCATGAGGAGTATTTCGATAATGCATGGCCTAAAGCTTTTGAAAAGCTGAAGGACCTGGCATTTTCTCAAAAGCAGGAAAGCACTATCATCACTGTAAGTACAGCAGTGAATGCACCTGTAGAGAAGGTTTGGAAATACTGGACAGAACCCCAGCATATTACACAATGGAATTTTGCAAGTCCCGACTGGCATTCGCCTTCAGCCGAGAACGATCTAAAGGAGCAGGGAAAATTCTCCTATAGAATGGAAGCCAAAGATGGAACTCACGGTTTCGATTTTAAAGGAACATATGACAGAGTGGAACCTCAAAAGCAAATCTTTTATACCATGGATGACGGCAGAAAAGCGCAGGTGCATTTTAAGAAGCAAGGGAATGCCACATTGTTAGAAGAAACTTTTGAAATTGAGAGCTCCCATTCGGCTGAAATGCAAAAGGAGGGTTGGCAGGCAATCCTGAATAACTTTAAAGCTCATGTGGAAAAAAATTAG
- a CDS encoding VOC family protein, protein MKKREQKIIPNLWFDTEAGEAVKFYTSLFKDSKIHSQTQYSEAGQEIHQKEPGSVMTVAFELEGYQLLALNGGPPFKFNPSISLFVVCDNEEEINRLWNALFEGGEVLLPLDSYDWSERYGWLQDRYGLNWQLMLKDREYHPEQKICPLLFFTGARHKKAEEAVKFYTSVFENSAIEGIQKYEKDDNNNYALGGVKHAQFQLFEETFMAMDSGMENDFPFNEAISFIIQCKDQQEIDRYWELLTKGGDPQAQQCGWLKDKFGISWQVVPYGMEKLLNDPDRQKVKRAMEAMMKMKKIEVHQLTMNN, encoded by the coding sequence ATGAAAAAGCGAGAACAGAAGATCATCCCAAACCTGTGGTTTGATACAGAGGCCGGGGAAGCTGTAAAGTTTTATACATCCCTTTTTAAAGATTCAAAGATCCACTCCCAAACCCAATATTCTGAAGCGGGACAGGAGATCCACCAAAAAGAACCCGGTTCGGTTATGACCGTAGCTTTTGAGCTGGAAGGTTATCAATTGCTCGCATTGAATGGAGGCCCACCTTTTAAGTTCAACCCTTCAATTTCGCTTTTTGTAGTATGTGATAATGAAGAGGAAATAAACCGGCTCTGGAATGCCCTTTTTGAAGGGGGAGAAGTTTTGTTACCTCTTGATTCCTATGACTGGAGTGAGCGGTATGGCTGGCTGCAGGATCGCTATGGGCTCAACTGGCAGTTAATGCTTAAAGACAGGGAATACCATCCGGAACAAAAGATCTGTCCCTTGCTTTTCTTTACCGGCGCCCGTCATAAAAAGGCAGAAGAAGCGGTGAAATTCTATACTTCGGTATTTGAAAATTCGGCGATTGAAGGAATTCAGAAGTATGAAAAAGACGACAACAATAATTATGCTTTGGGTGGGGTGAAGCACGCACAGTTTCAGCTTTTTGAAGAAACTTTTATGGCGATGGATAGCGGGATGGAAAATGATTTTCCTTTTAATGAAGCTATTTCCTTCATCATTCAGTGTAAAGATCAGCAGGAGATCGATAGGTACTGGGAGTTGTTGACAAAAGGAGGGGATCCACAGGCGCAGCAGTGTGGCTGGCTAAAGGATAAATTCGGTATTTCCTGGCAGGTTGTACCCTACGGAATGGAAAAGCTGCTGAATGACCCCGATAGGCAAAAAGTAAAACGAGCTATGGAAGCCATGATGAAAATGAAAAAGATAGAGGTTCATCAATTAACAATGAACAATTAG
- a CDS encoding nuclear transport factor 2 family protein, with protein MREREEFIRGFNEAFAKNDLDFILDSMTEDIEWNLVGEEITKGKAAVKEFMKPMEKVETLEMELDKIINGEHTAAAYGRMKIKESSGEVKSFGFADFYELEGKTNPKISKMTSFVVKEKDNRS; from the coding sequence ATGAGAGAAAGAGAAGAATTCATTAGAGGTTTTAATGAGGCTTTTGCAAAAAACGACCTGGATTTCATTCTTGACAGTATGACCGAGGATATTGAATGGAATCTTGTGGGGGAAGAGATCACAAAAGGTAAAGCTGCTGTGAAGGAATTCATGAAACCCATGGAAAAAGTAGAAACCCTGGAAATGGAACTGGATAAAATTATAAACGGGGAGCATACGGCAGCGGCTTACGGCAGGATGAAGATCAAAGAATCTTCGGGAGAGGTCAAAAGTTTTGGATTTGCAGATTTTTATGAATTAGAAGGAAAAACTAATCCCAAGATCTCAAAAATGACCTCTTTTGTGGTGAAAGAAAAAGATAACCGGTCATGA
- a CDS encoding GlxA family transcriptional regulator — protein MPKHVSILIPKGHTSLVNIVGTHQILNQVNSFLLEKGKPALFKIELVGLSNPTNQTNGLFSVHPEKFIADISKTDLIIIPAVHDAPEVAYSNNRDFVPWLQQQHEKGAEIASFCIAAFFLASTGLLDGRQCSTHWIHADGFRKMFPQVNLVDDKIMTEDNGIYTSGGAYSYLNLLLYLVEKFGGREIAILTAKTFMIDIDKASQSPFIMFQGQKAHDDELVQKAQDYIEKNFEEKIQVEELAKKFALSRRSLERRFKKATHNTITTYIQRVKVEAAKRSLENSRDNVNEVMYGIGYSDEKSFRNTFKKITGISPLQYRNKYREAPGRV, from the coding sequence ATGCCTAAGCATGTGTCAATTTTAATCCCGAAAGGCCACACCAGCCTGGTCAACATTGTAGGAACACACCAAATCCTTAATCAGGTGAATTCCTTTCTTCTTGAAAAAGGGAAACCTGCCCTGTTTAAAATAGAACTGGTGGGATTATCCAATCCCACAAATCAAACCAACGGCCTGTTTAGCGTCCATCCGGAAAAATTTATTGCCGATATATCCAAAACCGACCTTATAATAATTCCGGCGGTACACGATGCCCCTGAAGTTGCTTATTCCAACAACCGCGATTTTGTACCCTGGTTGCAGCAACAGCATGAAAAGGGAGCCGAGATTGCGAGCTTTTGCATTGCAGCCTTTTTTCTTGCTTCCACAGGGCTTTTAGACGGCAGGCAGTGTTCCACACATTGGATACATGCAGATGGCTTCAGAAAAATGTTTCCCCAGGTAAACCTGGTAGACGATAAGATCATGACCGAGGACAATGGAATTTACACCAGTGGGGGCGCTTATTCCTATCTAAACCTGTTGTTGTATTTAGTGGAGAAATTCGGTGGTCGGGAAATTGCAATTTTGACCGCCAAGACTTTTATGATAGATATAGATAAAGCCAGCCAGTCTCCCTTTATCATGTTCCAGGGACAAAAAGCTCACGACGATGAATTGGTACAAAAAGCCCAGGATTATATTGAGAAAAACTTTGAAGAGAAGATACAGGTGGAGGAACTGGCCAAGAAATTTGCCCTAAGCCGGAGAAGCCTGGAACGACGGTTTAAAAAAGCAACCCACAACACCATTACCACCTATATACAACGGGTTAAGGTTGAAGCTGCCAAACGAAGCCTGGAGAATTCCCGGGATAACGTAAATGAGGTCATGTACGGGATTGGATATTCCGACGAAAAATCATTTAGAAACACCTTTAAGAAGATCACGGGAATTTCCCCTTTACAGTACCGGAACAAATACAGGGAGGCACCGGGGCGTGTGTAA
- the asnB gene encoding asparagine synthase B, with the protein MCGIVCAFELKEPSESLRPRLLSMAKCLRHRGPDWSGIYSNEKAILAHERLAIVDPTSGKQPLLSEDKNLILAANGEIYNHRDLRRQFEGRYNFQTESDCEVILPLYREKGPKFLDEMNGIFGFAVYDAQRDEYLIARDHMGIIPLYIGWDPNGTFYVASELKALEGHCTKIELFPPGHYLSSEEEGFQRWYQRDWMDYENVKENETSIAELKKALEDAVHRQLMSDVPYGVLLSGGLDSSITSALAKKYSDKRIESDDTDAAWWPRLHSFAIGLEGSPDLAAAKKVAEHLDTVHHEIKFTIQEGIDAIRDVVYQLETYDVTTIRASTPMYLMARAIKAMGIKMVLSGEGADEIFGGYLYFHKAPNAKEFHEETVRKLDKLHQYDCLRANKSLCAWGIEGRVPFLDKEFMDVAMRINPKDKMINGERMEKWVLRKAFEEYLPQSVAWRQKEQFSDGVGYSWIDTLKEMVNSQVSDEQLKNAHFRFPVQPPKSKEEFFYRSIFTEHFPSDAAALSVPSVPSVACSTPTALEWDESFRNLNDPSGRAVANVHSDAYKKEEKNAAI; encoded by the coding sequence GTGTGTGGAATTGTATGTGCTTTCGAATTAAAAGAACCTTCTGAATCTTTAAGACCCCGCCTGTTGAGTATGGCAAAATGCCTGCGGCACCGGGGGCCAGACTGGAGTGGGATTTACAGTAATGAAAAGGCTATTTTGGCCCATGAACGGCTTGCTATTGTTGACCCTACTTCGGGAAAACAGCCTTTATTGAGTGAAGATAAAAACCTTATTCTCGCGGCCAATGGTGAAATCTATAATCACCGGGACCTGCGCAGGCAATTTGAAGGAAGGTATAATTTCCAGACGGAATCTGACTGTGAGGTAATCCTTCCACTTTACAGGGAAAAAGGTCCAAAGTTCCTCGATGAAATGAACGGGATCTTTGGTTTTGCAGTTTACGATGCCCAGAGGGATGAATATTTGATTGCCAGAGATCATATGGGGATCATTCCTCTCTACATTGGCTGGGATCCTAACGGAACATTTTACGTGGCTTCAGAACTCAAGGCACTTGAAGGTCATTGCACCAAAATAGAACTTTTCCCTCCCGGGCATTATCTGTCGAGTGAAGAGGAAGGTTTTCAACGCTGGTATCAAAGGGACTGGATGGATTATGAGAATGTGAAAGAGAATGAAACCAGTATTGCTGAACTTAAAAAAGCCCTTGAAGATGCGGTACACCGGCAATTGATGAGTGATGTGCCTTATGGGGTTTTACTTTCGGGCGGGCTGGATTCATCCATAACTTCGGCATTAGCAAAAAAATATTCAGATAAAAGAATTGAAAGTGACGATACCGATGCTGCCTGGTGGCCGCGGCTTCACTCCTTTGCCATTGGTCTTGAAGGTTCGCCCGACCTTGCTGCCGCCAAAAAAGTCGCAGAACACCTAGACACGGTACACCACGAAATAAAATTTACCATCCAGGAAGGCATTGATGCCATTAGAGATGTGGTTTACCAGCTTGAAACTTATGATGTGACCACCATACGGGCCTCTACGCCCATGTATTTGATGGCGCGTGCCATTAAGGCCATGGGAATTAAAATGGTGCTTTCGGGGGAAGGTGCCGACGAGATCTTTGGAGGGTATTTGTACTTCCATAAAGCTCCAAATGCTAAGGAATTCCACGAGGAGACTGTGAGAAAACTCGATAAACTTCACCAGTACGATTGCCTTAGAGCAAATAAATCTCTTTGTGCCTGGGGCATTGAAGGCAGGGTGCCTTTCCTGGACAAGGAGTTTATGGACGTGGCCATGCGCATTAATCCAAAGGACAAAATGATAAACGGTGAGCGCATGGAAAAATGGGTGCTTAGAAAGGCCTTTGAAGAATACCTGCCGCAGAGTGTGGCCTGGCGACAAAAAGAACAATTCTCAGACGGCGTGGGTTACAGCTGGATAGATACACTCAAGGAAATGGTAAACAGCCAGGTAAGCGATGAGCAACTAAAGAATGCGCATTTCAGGTTTCCGGTTCAACCTCCAAAAAGTAAAGAAGAGTTCTTTTACCGTTCCATATTCACCGAACATTTTCCCAGTGATGCCGCTGCACTATCTGTACCTTCTGTACCATCGGTAGCCTGTAGTACACCCACAGCTTTAGAATGGGATGAATCATTCAGGAATTTGAACGATCCATCGGGAAGGGCTGTTGCCAATGTACATTCGGATGCCTACAAAAAAGAGGAAAAAAATGCAGCCATTTAG